In Saccharicrinis fermentans DSM 9555 = JCM 21142, a genomic segment contains:
- a CDS encoding NAD+ synthase: MKIALAQLNYHVGNFESNTTKIIEAIENAQNDRCDLIVFSELAICGYPPLDLLEREEFVEQCLQQVNLIAQKCKSITAIVGGPSINPEPQGKNLYNSAFVLNEGVIKSIHHKTLLPNYDVFDEYRYFQPNKTFSLVKVKDKKIALTICEDLWDEQPVANSFAKSKLYTQSPMKELKQLDPDFVVNIAASPFSYNQGQIRQQIIRGKAAKNKIPFIYVNQIGANTELVFDGSSLVVNSQGKIVNQLNSFQEDIQYCQLEDIEQANIIEPSPNEKLNMIHDALVLGVKDYFGKMGFKKATLGLSGGIDSAVTLVIAVRALGAENVRVLLLPSKYSSDHSIKDAEDLANNLGIEQNIVPIKDIVDSFESTLAPLFEGLKPDVTEENIQARVRGTVLMALSNKFGHILLNTSNKSEAAVGYGTLYGDMNGGLSVLGDIYKTDVFALARYINRNEEIIPENTIVKPPSAELRPDQKDSDSLPDYDVLDQVLFNYIEKNESPAKIIAAGFDQNIVNKAVRMVNINEYKRFQTAPIIRVSSKAFGLGRRIPLVSSIQLQR; the protein is encoded by the coding sequence ATGAAAATAGCACTTGCTCAACTGAATTATCACGTTGGAAATTTTGAGTCCAACACAACAAAAATTATTGAGGCCATTGAAAACGCACAAAATGACCGTTGCGATTTAATTGTATTCTCTGAATTGGCCATTTGCGGATACCCACCACTGGATCTACTAGAAAGAGAAGAGTTTGTGGAGCAATGCTTACAACAGGTGAATCTGATTGCCCAAAAATGCAAAAGCATCACGGCTATTGTAGGGGGTCCCAGCATCAACCCGGAACCCCAAGGTAAAAATCTATATAACTCAGCCTTTGTTCTCAATGAGGGTGTTATAAAATCGATCCATCACAAAACATTACTTCCCAACTATGATGTATTTGACGAATACCGCTACTTTCAACCCAATAAAACATTCAGTCTGGTAAAAGTAAAAGACAAAAAGATAGCCCTTACCATTTGTGAAGACCTGTGGGATGAGCAACCCGTAGCCAATTCATTTGCCAAAAGCAAGCTGTACACCCAGTCTCCCATGAAAGAATTAAAACAGCTAGATCCCGACTTTGTGGTAAACATAGCTGCCTCTCCGTTCTCCTATAACCAAGGACAGATTCGTCAACAGATCATCAGAGGCAAAGCTGCCAAAAACAAGATACCTTTTATTTATGTAAATCAGATTGGTGCCAATACTGAGCTTGTATTTGACGGTAGCTCATTGGTAGTGAACAGTCAAGGTAAAATTGTAAATCAGCTCAATTCCTTTCAAGAGGATATCCAATACTGTCAACTGGAAGACATTGAACAGGCTAACATCATTGAACCCAGCCCCAATGAAAAACTAAATATGATTCATGATGCCCTCGTGCTAGGTGTAAAGGACTACTTTGGTAAAATGGGTTTCAAGAAAGCTACATTAGGACTATCCGGAGGCATCGACTCGGCCGTCACCTTGGTGATTGCCGTACGCGCTTTGGGAGCAGAAAATGTAAGAGTGCTTCTTTTGCCCTCGAAATATTCATCAGATCACTCCATCAAAGATGCCGAAGATTTGGCCAACAACTTAGGTATTGAACAAAACATAGTGCCCATCAAAGACATTGTAGACAGTTTTGAAAGTACCTTAGCTCCATTATTTGAAGGATTAAAACCCGACGTAACAGAAGAAAATATTCAAGCCCGAGTACGCGGAACTGTTTTAATGGCCCTTTCCAATAAATTTGGTCACATCCTGTTAAACACCTCCAACAAAAGTGAAGCTGCCGTAGGCTACGGTACCTTATACGGCGATATGAATGGCGGCCTTTCTGTTTTGGGTGATATATATAAAACAGATGTATTTGCTTTGGCCCGTTATATTAACCGAAACGAAGAAATCATACCAGAAAATACCATTGTAAAACCCCCTTCTGCTGAACTTCGTCCCGACCAAAAAGACAGCGACTCATTACCTGACTATGATGTCTTGGATCAGGTTTTATTCAATTATATTGAAAAAAACGAGTCCCCCGCCAAAATAATTGCTGCAGGTTTTGACCAAAACATCGTTAATAAAGCAGTTAGGATGGTAAACATCAATGAATATAAACGTTTTCAAACGGCACCTATCATTAGGGTTTCATCAAAAGCATTTGGTCTAGGACGAAGAATACCATTGGTTTCAAGCATACAACTTCAGCGATAA